A genomic window from Fulvitalea axinellae includes:
- a CDS encoding translocation/assembly module TamB domain-containing protein — MASRKRSVAGKIMKVILWVIFIVVSIPIGAILFLDFKPIRQAIIKKISQVTEARYGQAVTLEDYNLQWPPGVSLKGLFVPDQQGDTVVALKSLKVKVNLIETIASGNVGITSLNLQRGRAYLIRRNGEFNFQYLFGAPTKADTIPKPQKPSNFGLDAGKVVLDSVRGSFVDDVSGLDLQYEVSHLNLEKGKIRLGESEYRVKKLSLEGGRVFLGLSPTEEEIEKREEREEERKAEGEEPAVPPRIFVDNFHLGKLEYKMVLDSFPMLDCAVDSIRGRLTKVNLPEQTITAESMWLMGPDVTLRLEKTKPSGRRESLEKEIRQEKGEPTPSIWTGFPWTFELKRFGLTDGAYEMREEGRKAQPGIFDPLAMGLRGLDFETGLVRFKSNDFVMSVKNLSAKERSGLSLDKLSFVLKAGKEKTTLGSFYLKTPNTYIDQEAIFRYNSLDSLFVYDPIPPVVLKLNFGRGTYIGSKDLSYFGVNSLNGFGSQLDVEGNVSGDAEHIALTGFRVGLDTLVQSRFSGQVSGYRSGQRIMAELSLDSLSVKDEVLYTLLGGRDSTSLNLPPSLGLTGKIGIDTAGTVAQVNLQTAWGDRIQVKADAKDSLYTVETELERVALGKWLGSQELGDMQATIKAKTLGISPRTMDSELRFDINKLMFREERYRKISLDAQFADDSLKATLVSANPLLNFNIDTHLSSIFEKPKLDLKGNFKNLELKSLGLVNDTTFLDFKISAEMQGASTSATKAQLSINDFNWESRTQFLQYDKMGLTLDLDSTKVEMDVEGGLMDGKFRANASLDSLVSGIKSYVSSYYKLGDIQRMPQNDSLRVTADFDINVSELADGGLFSWADSMSNASLKMDFDAMKRSMTLRADLVALKKGSVKMDSISVDITGVEDSLGYLARVGSLFLSDSVEIGTVGLTGVVRGDSLTTRFFSSDGKGNTPLSLGGTFRSGKEDTYFNLDGTQLIGSNAWSPKAGNRLDFVKGGVLFKDFGLSRDSASFFLNTRIESQDTVNYLVVKELNMDSLTQFRAKKSLIGGIWNANFQFGTNNLFLRGRVSDLGILGVHIGDLKAEIDKDPSSEGISFGCDLTGKSIGMAVKGETGKNYIETKLKLDHLDLQPFGSLLKKHLSEASGTLRADLDYRQVYGKNDIEGTVTLDSLTVTPVSIGSQLTADHAELSLDKEGIHFKDFVLTDKSGNKASVTGSVLTTHFSKYDFNVDISLKDFTALDLPKNTESPYYGKLLLNNRTQLRGPLSNLDINSTLTVLNGTDFTLQNLEGGIKRLDTGEGVVEFVNINAEDTLRRFAKMSAVEAFQQATFGFGVKANITIQQKVKLAYIFDPFSGNDFSITGGGDFSFNYPKRGSMALTGNYEATDGSLKISLYNLVARDFKVKPGSRVSWSGNPTKPQLDVTAVYEVRTSPVTLLALESALEQQAIEQYSRAQVFYLNIKMEGDPENPKITFEVEYPDVDGNTGSPDINTAVNQLNSDEAQLNKQAFALILTQSFVGESPLDIQGNTLRGSLANILNSQLNNLSKEYIKGTEVNFNVESYDEYDGNGDRQTRTDLGVSVKQHLFNDRLTVQLGGTFNLEGPSEETDEVRNVGGDVIVYYKITPDGRFVVKAFRMNDNGEIFSPDVVETGFSVIYKKTFGLGKKKRNKKGKKEAGTKEEKEE, encoded by the coding sequence ATGGCAAGCAGAAAAAGGAGCGTGGCAGGGAAGATAATGAAGGTGATTCTATGGGTCATCTTCATAGTTGTGTCCATTCCTATCGGCGCCATTTTGTTTCTGGATTTTAAACCGATCAGACAGGCAATAATTAAAAAAATCTCCCAAGTTACCGAAGCCAGATACGGGCAAGCGGTAACATTGGAGGATTATAATTTGCAATGGCCGCCGGGCGTCAGCCTCAAAGGATTGTTTGTTCCAGACCAACAGGGGGATACGGTAGTGGCCTTGAAAAGCCTAAAGGTGAAGGTTAATCTGATTGAGACGATTGCCTCTGGGAATGTCGGGATTACGAGTTTGAATCTTCAGCGTGGCCGAGCTTATCTGATCAGAAGAAACGGGGAGTTTAATTTTCAATATCTTTTCGGTGCCCCGACAAAGGCTGATACAATTCCCAAGCCCCAAAAACCGTCGAACTTTGGTCTTGATGCCGGAAAGGTTGTGCTGGATTCGGTTCGGGGTTCTTTTGTTGATGATGTTTCCGGTTTGGACTTACAATACGAGGTGAGTCATTTGAATTTGGAAAAAGGAAAAATCCGGCTAGGAGAGTCTGAATATCGCGTAAAGAAGCTCAGCTTGGAAGGTGGCCGGGTTTTTCTTGGACTATCGCCCACCGAAGAGGAAATAGAAAAAAGAGAAGAGCGGGAGGAAGAGAGAAAAGCCGAAGGCGAGGAGCCCGCCGTACCGCCTCGGATATTCGTGGATAATTTCCACTTGGGAAAATTGGAGTACAAGATGGTGCTGGATTCTTTTCCGATGCTGGATTGTGCGGTCGATAGTATTAGGGGGCGTCTGACAAAAGTCAACCTCCCCGAACAGACAATTACGGCCGAATCCATGTGGTTGATGGGCCCGGATGTGACACTGAGGCTTGAAAAAACGAAGCCGTCGGGAAGGCGGGAAAGTTTGGAAAAGGAAATACGCCAAGAAAAAGGAGAACCGACACCCTCTATCTGGACCGGTTTTCCATGGACTTTTGAGCTGAAACGATTCGGGTTGACAGACGGCGCTTATGAAATGCGTGAAGAGGGACGTAAAGCTCAACCCGGAATTTTTGATCCATTGGCGATGGGCTTAAGGGGTTTGGACTTTGAGACCGGGCTGGTCCGGTTCAAGTCTAACGATTTTGTGATGTCAGTAAAAAATCTGAGCGCAAAGGAGCGTTCGGGGCTGAGTTTGGATAAGCTGAGTTTCGTTTTGAAAGCCGGAAAAGAGAAAACCACGTTGGGTTCCTTTTATCTGAAAACCCCCAATACATATATCGATCAAGAAGCTATTTTCAGATATAATTCCCTGGACTCCCTGTTTGTATATGACCCGATTCCTCCTGTTGTCCTAAAGCTGAATTTCGGTAGGGGAACCTATATTGGCAGTAAAGATCTTTCCTACTTCGGAGTAAATTCTCTCAACGGATTTGGCTCCCAACTAGACGTGGAAGGAAACGTTTCCGGTGATGCGGAACATATCGCTCTGACTGGATTTCGGGTCGGACTGGATACATTGGTCCAAAGCCGGTTTTCGGGGCAGGTTTCCGGATATCGGTCTGGTCAACGGATTATGGCGGAATTGTCACTGGACTCCCTATCGGTGAAAGACGAGGTTCTTTATACGCTTTTGGGCGGGCGCGACAGTACTTCCCTGAATCTACCGCCTAGTTTGGGGCTTACAGGAAAAATTGGAATCGATACGGCGGGAACAGTCGCTCAGGTTAATTTGCAGACAGCTTGGGGGGATCGGATACAAGTGAAGGCCGACGCTAAAGACAGTCTTTACACTGTCGAAACGGAGCTTGAAAGAGTGGCTCTGGGAAAGTGGCTTGGCAGTCAGGAGCTAGGGGATATGCAAGCGACGATAAAAGCGAAAACCTTGGGGATTTCGCCCCGTACTATGGACTCTGAGCTTCGGTTTGATATTAACAAGCTTATGTTCAGGGAAGAACGATACAGGAAGATTTCGCTTGACGCCCAATTTGCCGATGATTCCTTGAAGGCCACACTCGTTTCCGCCAATCCTCTACTGAATTTTAATATCGATACGCACCTTTCTTCAATTTTTGAAAAGCCAAAGCTTGACCTTAAAGGCAATTTCAAAAATCTGGAACTTAAGTCTTTGGGCTTGGTGAATGACACCACCTTTCTGGATTTTAAAATCTCTGCGGAAATGCAAGGCGCAAGTACCTCGGCGACTAAAGCGCAACTTTCCATTAATGATTTTAATTGGGAATCTCGCACACAGTTTCTTCAGTACGATAAAATGGGACTGACTCTGGATCTGGATTCGACAAAAGTGGAGATGGATGTCGAAGGCGGATTGATGGATGGGAAATTTAGAGCCAACGCAAGTTTGGATAGTCTGGTTTCAGGCATAAAATCTTATGTTTCTTCCTATTACAAACTAGGGGACATACAGCGAATGCCTCAGAACGATTCGTTGAGAGTAACAGCTGACTTTGATATTAACGTAAGTGAATTGGCCGATGGAGGTTTGTTTTCTTGGGCCGATTCAATGTCAAACGCCAGCTTGAAGATGGATTTTGACGCAATGAAAAGAAGCATGACGCTTCGGGCGGATTTGGTTGCGTTAAAGAAAGGAAGCGTGAAGATGGATTCCATCAGCGTGGATATTACTGGAGTAGAGGATAGCCTTGGTTACCTTGCCCGAGTCGGGAGTCTTTTCTTGTCAGATAGTGTCGAGATTGGTACTGTGGGGCTGACTGGAGTTGTCAGGGGAGATAGTTTGACTACCCGTTTTTTTTCATCGGATGGGAAAGGGAACACGCCGTTGTCATTGGGCGGGACATTTAGGTCGGGAAAAGAAGATACTTATTTCAATTTGGATGGGACGCAACTTATTGGAAGTAACGCTTGGAGCCCGAAGGCTGGAAACCGATTGGATTTTGTAAAAGGAGGCGTATTGTTTAAAGACTTCGGTTTGAGTCGAGATTCAGCTTCTTTTTTCCTCAATACAAGAATAGAGAGTCAGGATACTGTCAATTATTTGGTTGTAAAAGAGCTGAATATGGACAGTTTGACGCAGTTTCGGGCCAAAAAATCACTGATAGGGGGTATCTGGAACGCTAATTTCCAATTCGGCACAAATAACCTCTTTTTAAGGGGAAGAGTTAGTGATTTGGGGATTTTGGGCGTCCATATCGGGGATCTGAAAGCTGAAATCGATAAGGATCCAAGCTCGGAAGGAATCAGTTTTGGCTGTGATTTGACCGGAAAATCCATTGGCATGGCTGTGAAAGGAGAAACCGGTAAAAATTATATCGAAACAAAACTGAAGCTGGACCATCTTGACCTTCAACCCTTTGGATCGCTACTGAAAAAACATCTGAGCGAAGCGTCCGGAACGTTAAGGGCAGACTTGGATTATCGGCAGGTTTATGGAAAAAATGATATAGAAGGAACCGTCACTTTGGATTCGCTTACGGTGACTCCTGTATCTATCGGAAGTCAGTTGACCGCTGATCATGCGGAATTGTCTTTGGATAAGGAGGGAATCCATTTCAAGGATTTTGTTTTGACAGATAAGTCGGGGAATAAGGCCAGCGTGACCGGAAGCGTGCTTACCACTCATTTCTCAAAATATGATTTTAACGTGGATATTTCCCTTAAGGATTTTACAGCTTTAGACTTACCCAAGAATACGGAATCGCCATATTACGGCAAGCTGTTGCTGAACAACAGAACTCAACTTCGGGGTCCTTTGTCAAATTTGGACATAAACAGTACGTTAACGGTCTTGAATGGAACAGATTTCACATTACAAAACTTGGAAGGGGGAATCAAGCGGTTGGATACAGGGGAGGGAGTGGTCGAATTCGTAAATATCAATGCGGAGGACACGCTTAGGCGGTTCGCTAAGATGTCGGCGGTGGAAGCGTTTCAGCAGGCGACTTTCGGTTTTGGGGTAAAAGCCAATATCACGATACAGCAAAAGGTAAAGTTGGCTTATATTTTCGATCCTTTTTCTGGAAACGATTTTTCCATTACAGGCGGAGGCGATTTCAGCTTTAATTACCCCAAACGGGGAAGTATGGCTTTGACAGGAAACTATGAGGCGACGGACGGAAGCCTTAAGATTTCGCTTTACAATCTTGTGGCGAGGGATTTTAAGGTTAAGCCAGGCAGTAGGGTTTCATGGTCCGGAAACCCCACAAAGCCCCAGCTCGACGTAACGGCGGTGTATGAAGTGAGAACTTCGCCCGTAACGTTGTTGGCTTTGGAGAGCGCATTGGAACAACAGGCTATTGAGCAATATTCCCGGGCTCAGGTTTTTTATCTTAATATAAAAATGGAAGGCGACCCGGAAAACCCGAAAATCACCTTTGAGGTGGAATATCCGGATGTAGACGGCAATACGGGGTCGCCTGATATCAATACGGCCGTAAACCAGCTTAATTCAGACGAAGCGCAGTTGAACAAGCAGGCCTTTGCATTGATATTGACACAGTCGTTTGTGGGGGAAAGTCCGTTAGACATTCAGGGGAATACGCTCCGAGGGA